From Cygnus atratus isolate AKBS03 ecotype Queensland, Australia chromosome 1, CAtr_DNAZoo_HiC_assembly, whole genome shotgun sequence, the proteins below share one genomic window:
- the GJA8 gene encoding gap junction alpha-8 protein gives MGDWSFLGNILEQVNEQSTVIGRVWLTVLFIFRILILGTAAELVWGDEQSDFVCNTQQPGCENVCYDEAFPISHIRLWVLQIIFVSTPSLVYFGHAVHHVRMEEKRKEREEAERRQQAEVDEEKLPLAPNQNKCNNPDGTKKFRLEGTLLRTYISHIIFKMLFEVGFIVGQYFLYGFRILPLYRCGRWPCPNLVDCFVSRPTEKTIFIMFMLVVASVSLFLNLVEISHLILKRIRRALRRPAEEQLGEVPEKPLHAITVSSIPKAKGYKLLEEEKPVSHYFPLTEVGVEPSPLPSGFNEFEEKTGMGPLEDLSRAFDERLPSYAQAKEPEQEKVRAEEEEEQEEEQPGPQEEPGVKKAEEEAASDEVEGPSAPAELATDMRPLSRLSKASSRARSDDLTV, from the coding sequence ATGGGTGACTGGAGTTTCTTGGGGAACATTTTAGAGCAGGTGAATGAGCAGTCCACTGTCATCGGGAGAGTTTGGCTCACAGTGCTCTTCATTTTCCGCATCCTGATCCTGGGGACAGCTGCCGAACTCGTATGGGGAGACGAGCAGTCAGACTTCGTGTGCAACACCCAGCAACCTGGTTGTGAGAACGTCTGCTATGACGAGGCCTTCCCCATCTCCCACATCCGGCTCTGGGTCCTACAGATCATTTTTGTATCCACGCCTTCGCTAGTGTACTTTGGGCATGCGGTGCACCATGTCCGcatggaggagaagaggaaagagagggaggaagccGAGAGGCGTCAGCAAGCTGAGGTGGATGAAGAGAAGCTGCCCCTGGctccaaatcaaaacaaatgcaacaaCCCTGATGGGACGAAGAAGTTTCGCCTGGAGGGGACCCTCCTAAGAACCTACATCTCCCacatcattttcaaaatgctctTTGAAGTGGGTTTCATAGTTGGCCAGTATTTCCTGTATGGCTTCCGAATTCTCCCCCTTTACCGCTGTGGGCGGTGGCCCTGTCCCAATCTTGTGGACTGTTTTGTCTCCAGGCCCACAGAGAAGACCATCTTTATTATGTTCATGCTGGTGGTGGCTTCTGTGTCCCTCTTCCTCAACCTGGTGGAGATCAGTCACTTGATCCTGAAAAGGATCCGGAGGGCACTGAGAAGACCAGCAGAGGAGCAACTGGGGGAGGTGCCAGAGAAGCCCCTCCATGCCATCACAGTCTCCTCCATCCCAAAGGCCAAAGGCTACAAGCTGCTAGAAGAAGAGAAGCCAGTGTCCCACTATTTCCCTCTCACAGAAGTAGGGGTTGAGCCCAGTCCCCTTCCGTCTGGCTTCAATGAGTTCGAGGAGAAAACTGGGATGGGGCCACTGGAAGATCTCTCCAGGGCATTTGATGAGAGGTTACCATCATATGCACAAGCTAAGGAACCGGAACAGGAGAAGGtaagagcagaggaggaagaagaacaagaagaggAGCAGCCAGGACCTCAGGAAGAGCCAGGGGTGAAGAAagcggaggaggaggcggcgagCGATGAAGTGGAAGGGCCTTCAGCACCTGCTGAACTTGCCACTGATATGAGACCCCTCAGCAGGCTAAGTAAAGCCAGCAGCCGGGCCAGGTCAGATGATTTGACTGTATGA